In uncultured Draconibacterium sp., one genomic interval encodes:
- a CDS encoding relaxase/mobilization nuclease domain-containing protein, which yields MVIVLHKSAYTENVMMYNEKKVNEGVATFFHFKNTKSANPFNYDEKHRLRILMDIEDENPRAWHKCFHVSFNPSNEDYKILNDATIKQEIENMMKHMGYGHQPYFVYRHEDLERVHFHVVSTRIDCVTHQKIKDNFERIKMQRFLHQLEEKYNLPQKEKPQEINFRFSARSRNIKENLENLFKHLNGLDELTSKKLYDQALLTFKVEVQKSGRGHIVVVLGNDGKPARYPIRLSNFKNKPRFYSKENKRTAAEKETVERQQTQQKQRLDSQEIDLRKVGVVARNVNRLIEKSSNTKRSVEPKVKRKRKERQKRF from the coding sequence ATGGTAATCGTGTTGCATAAGAGTGCTTATACCGAGAATGTGATGATGTACAATGAAAAGAAGGTAAACGAAGGAGTTGCTACGTTCTTTCATTTTAAAAATACCAAGTCGGCTAATCCGTTTAACTACGATGAGAAACACCGGCTAAGAATCTTGATGGATATTGAAGACGAAAATCCCCGTGCCTGGCATAAGTGTTTTCATGTATCGTTTAATCCATCAAACGAAGATTATAAAATTCTGAACGATGCCACAATTAAACAGGAAATTGAAAATATGATGAAGCACATGGGCTATGGACATCAGCCTTATTTTGTTTACCGGCATGAAGATCTGGAACGTGTTCACTTTCATGTCGTATCAACGCGAATTGATTGTGTAACACATCAAAAGATCAAGGATAATTTCGAAAGGATTAAAATGCAACGTTTTCTGCATCAGTTGGAAGAAAAGTACAATCTGCCACAAAAAGAAAAACCTCAGGAGATTAACTTTCGTTTTTCAGCCCGTAGCAGAAATATCAAGGAAAACCTGGAGAATCTGTTTAAGCATTTAAATGGATTGGATGAACTTACCAGTAAAAAACTGTATGATCAGGCCTTGCTAACTTTTAAGGTTGAGGTTCAAAAATCAGGAAGAGGCCACATCGTAGTGGTTCTGGGCAATGATGGTAAACCGGCACGTTATCCCATTCGCCTGTCGAATTTTAAGAATAAACCCCGGTTTTATTCTAAAGAAAACAAGCGGACAGCGGCGGAAAAGGAAACGGTTGAACGACAACAAACGCAACAAAAACAAAGGCTGGATTCACAGGAGATCGATTTGCGAAAAGTTGGAGTAGTTGCTCGTAATGTGAACAGATTAATTGAAAAGAGTTCGAATACAAAAAGATCAGTCGAACCAAAGGTAAAGAGAAAAAGGAAGGAGAGGCAGAAAAGATTTTAA
- the mobC gene encoding plasmid mobilization relaxosome protein MobC, with protein MSRYRNPRVKKTDSVSIRFTALEKKLLCDRCEKEGYQNLSNFFRAKVMRHREIKKIEVSPEFTTLIKSLDFNLNKIGVNLNQVAKQINTKKNNELTSADQHTIDRVQQELKKCFSSLQKYMDLIR; from the coding sequence ATGTCACGATACAGAAATCCGAGAGTTAAAAAAACAGACTCCGTTAGCATACGGTTTACAGCTCTTGAAAAGAAGCTACTTTGTGATCGTTGTGAAAAGGAAGGTTATCAAAACCTGAGCAATTTTTTTCGGGCAAAGGTTATGCGCCACCGTGAAATTAAAAAGATAGAAGTCTCCCCCGAATTTACCACCCTTATCAAAAGCCTGGATTTTAACCTCAACAAAATTGGCGTGAATCTTAACCAGGTAGCCAAACAGATTAATACAAAAAAGAACAATGAGCTCACATCTGCCGACCAGCATACAATTGACAGGGTGCAACAGGAACTAAAGAAGTGCTTTTCTTCCCTTCAGAAATACATGGATCTAATCCGATAA
- a CDS encoding DUF3945 domain-containing protein, with the protein MEQSTRIKKEEIPFDKLEKVGVDKEFVSRMEPQELNAFLNGYRSDKLYTVNAKINDQEFRIPAKLRLQKGEDGAVNVKVHPIQRLNIPEKFMGHKFTEEERNALLKDKNLGKTIELKGIDGKKDKYYMAIDHKTNELIPLRASSIKVPDKIKGATLSEEQKQKLAAGKKVFLDKMTGRNGQKFGASLQVDAANRSINFSGFKQEKKLTEEQNEKQTKTKGAKQKVG; encoded by the coding sequence ATGGAACAAAGTACTAGAATCAAAAAAGAAGAAATCCCTTTTGACAAACTGGAAAAGGTGGGTGTAGACAAAGAATTTGTAAGCCGTATGGAACCACAGGAACTGAATGCTTTTCTGAATGGCTACCGTTCAGATAAACTGTATACGGTAAATGCTAAGATCAATGACCAGGAATTTCGGATTCCGGCTAAACTACGACTTCAGAAAGGGGAAGATGGTGCGGTTAATGTAAAGGTGCATCCCATTCAGCGCCTGAATATCCCTGAAAAATTTATGGGACATAAGTTTACAGAGGAAGAACGAAATGCCTTGTTAAAGGATAAAAACCTGGGGAAAACCATTGAACTAAAAGGGATTGATGGAAAAAAGGATAAGTATTATATGGCTATCGATCATAAAACCAATGAATTGATACCACTTCGTGCCAGTAGCATTAAAGTGCCGGATAAAATTAAAGGAGCCACTTTATCTGAAGAACAAAAGCAGAAACTGGCTGCCGGCAAAAAAGTGTTTCTCGATAAAATGACCGGCAGAAACGGACAAAAGTTTGGCGCATCACTCCAGGTGGATGCAGCCAATCGAAGCATCAACTTTTCCGGTTTTAAACAGGAGAAAAAACTGACAGAAGAACAAAACGAAAAACAGACAAAAACAAAAGGGGCTAAACAAAAAGTTGGTTAG
- a CDS encoding type IV secretory system conjugative DNA transfer family protein: MLNESRELQRLHEGFRFFSYLLLFLTLYIDQLVWFIEHGLYIPEFTMVLEKILRIEFLSNTLMAKTVCVAFLAITCIGTKAKKDRDLKVSAIVLQVITGLLMFWGSLLIIYTVPLAYLLLSFFGFVILNIGFDNISKLINVNLMKDRFNEENESFPQECAYEENEYSINLETVYQYRNKQHEGWINVINPFRGTIVIGTPGSGKSYSVVLPFIKQHLDKGFCMCVYDFKFSDLSGVAYNHFLKARKNKNLPEQTCFYVINFDDIRKSYRCNPLAPELMESPIDAFESSRTVLYNLNREWIRKQGEFFSESAVTFFAAVIWFLKKYKNGEYCTLPHAIELLQLEYDDLFEVLSQEKDVVNIINPFINAHKRGANEQLEGQLGSLKIAISKIISKEIYWICSGNDFSLDLNNPERPKVVCLANNPLRIEMYGAVLSLFITRMLKVINRKDQLKTSLIFDELPTIYFRGLDTLIATARSNKISTLLGIQTIDQLIRDYGKEQANAILTNIGNAFAGQSVGETARFIQSRMGKILQERQSININRNTQSSTFSTQMDFLVPEGKIATLPQGYMVGQVADNFGQQVGQRNFNCLIDVDTDQIEKEERNYKEIPEVYKIDDLQALLENNRTRICNDIKKILLEINKDSK, from the coding sequence ATGCTTAACGAATCCAGGGAATTACAACGCCTGCACGAGGGCTTCAGGTTCTTTTCTTACCTGCTGCTGTTTCTGACCTTATACATCGATCAGTTGGTTTGGTTCATAGAGCACGGACTTTATATCCCTGAATTTACCATGGTATTGGAAAAGATTCTGAGGATAGAATTTCTTTCCAATACACTTATGGCAAAAACAGTCTGTGTTGCTTTTCTGGCTATTACTTGTATTGGTACTAAAGCAAAAAAAGACAGGGATCTGAAAGTCTCCGCCATTGTGTTGCAGGTCATCACCGGCCTGCTGATGTTCTGGGGAAGTCTGTTGATTATCTATACCGTGCCTTTAGCCTATTTACTATTGTCATTTTTTGGTTTTGTGATCTTGAATATTGGTTTTGATAACATCTCCAAGCTGATCAATGTAAACCTGATGAAAGACCGCTTTAACGAGGAAAATGAAAGCTTTCCACAAGAATGTGCCTATGAAGAAAATGAGTATTCCATAAACCTTGAAACCGTTTACCAGTACCGGAATAAACAACACGAAGGATGGATTAATGTGATCAATCCTTTTCGAGGAACTATTGTGATCGGTACTCCCGGATCTGGTAAATCTTATTCCGTAGTTCTCCCTTTTATCAAACAACACCTGGATAAGGGATTCTGTATGTGTGTTTATGATTTTAAGTTTTCGGACCTATCAGGGGTGGCTTATAATCATTTTCTTAAAGCACGGAAGAATAAGAACCTGCCCGAGCAAACCTGCTTTTATGTCATCAATTTTGATGATATCCGAAAATCGTACCGTTGTAATCCTCTTGCACCTGAACTGATGGAAAGCCCCATCGATGCTTTTGAATCTTCCCGGACAGTACTCTATAACCTGAATCGGGAATGGATACGTAAACAGGGAGAATTCTTTTCGGAATCAGCGGTAACCTTCTTTGCTGCAGTGATCTGGTTTCTGAAGAAGTACAAGAACGGGGAATATTGCACCCTGCCACATGCCATTGAATTGCTGCAACTGGAATACGATGATCTGTTCGAAGTGCTGTCACAGGAAAAGGATGTGGTGAATATCATTAATCCTTTTATTAACGCACACAAGCGGGGAGCGAATGAACAACTGGAAGGACAGCTGGGAAGTTTAAAGATCGCTATTTCAAAGATCATCAGTAAGGAAATTTACTGGATCTGTTCGGGTAATGATTTTTCGCTGGATCTTAATAATCCTGAGCGACCAAAGGTAGTTTGCCTGGCCAACAATCCTCTTCGCATTGAAATGTATGGTGCGGTGCTTTCACTTTTTATCACCCGAATGTTGAAAGTAATCAACCGCAAAGACCAGCTGAAAACCTCATTGATTTTTGATGAACTCCCAACCATATATTTCCGGGGACTGGACACACTGATTGCAACAGCCCGGAGCAATAAAATTTCAACGCTGCTGGGCATACAAACTATCGATCAGCTGATTCGGGATTACGGAAAAGAGCAGGCAAATGCAATATTGACCAACATCGGAAATGCTTTTGCAGGACAGTCAGTGGGAGAAACAGCGCGTTTCATTCAGAGCCGTATGGGAAAAATATTGCAGGAACGCCAGTCCATAAATATCAACCGGAATACCCAGTCATCAACTTTCTCAACTCAAATGGATTTTTTGGTGCCGGAAGGAAAAATTGCAACTCTACCACAGGGATATATGGTGGGGCAGGTGGCCGATAATTTTGGTCAGCAGGTTGGTCAGCGCAATTTTAACTGCCTGATTGATGTGGATACCGACCAAATTGAAAAGGAAGAACGGAATTATAAGGAGATCCCCGAAGTATATAAAATCGACGATCTGCAGGCACTCTTAGAAAATAACCGCACTCGGATCTGTAATGATATTAAGAAAATCCTTTTGGAAATCAACAAAGACTCAAAATAG
- a CDS encoding DUF4138 domain-containing protein — protein sequence MKQTIFIIAFFLFSLAVNAQNQIEICQNKTTHLIAEEKITYLQVGDPDKLIAEVVPEQPNMVRVKAVDDFEGESSLTVVSANRSYSLFVKYSDANKISYKLEDFHGEKAGDLNIGPVPEYLLKELCSQILRDCTQKTIQTKSKKDGIIFRLRNLYLKEDLLFFELEITNTTNIVLDMEAIHWWIDDRKQVKATNAQEYQVKELYRHYKWERIPAKTTLREVVVMPKFIVPDKRILKIELSEKALGNTGRKLTLEVKNKTILKANSF from the coding sequence ATGAAACAAACAATATTTATCATCGCATTCTTTCTTTTTTCACTGGCAGTAAATGCCCAAAACCAAATAGAAATCTGTCAAAACAAAACCACACACCTGATCGCCGAAGAAAAAATTACTTATCTGCAGGTTGGTGATCCTGATAAACTGATTGCGGAAGTAGTCCCTGAACAACCCAATATGGTCCGGGTAAAAGCTGTGGATGATTTTGAAGGCGAATCTTCACTGACAGTGGTCAGTGCCAATCGTTCGTATTCCTTGTTTGTAAAATATTCTGATGCGAATAAGATCTCCTATAAGCTGGAAGATTTTCATGGGGAGAAAGCCGGAGATCTTAATATCGGGCCTGTACCGGAATACCTGCTAAAAGAACTTTGTAGCCAGATCCTTCGGGATTGCACGCAAAAAACGATTCAAACAAAAAGCAAAAAAGACGGTATTATTTTTCGTTTGAGAAATCTTTATCTAAAAGAAGACCTCCTTTTCTTTGAGCTGGAGATCACCAACACCACTAATATCGTTCTGGATATGGAAGCCATTCACTGGTGGATCGATGACAGGAAGCAGGTAAAAGCCACTAATGCGCAGGAATACCAGGTGAAAGAATTGTACCGACATTATAAATGGGAGCGCATACCTGCAAAAACCACACTACGGGAGGTGGTTGTAATGCCCAAGTTTATTGTTCCCGATAAACGCATCCTGAAAATAGAACTGTCGGAAAAAGCTCTGGGAAATACCGGTAGAAAACTAACGCTGGAAGTGAAAAACAAAACCATCCTGAAAGCTAACTCATTCTAG
- the traM gene encoding conjugative transposon protein TraM, with protein sequence MKKILIKNKALFILPLALLPFVILIFWVLGGGGVQEEKEKLAQSPNKGINYDLPDADNSIEIYDKMEAYQKDESQVAQVPEVDVNDTTKQEAVSIQDTMEQDNTMLDENADQGQILAHIRNKEKLVQQELQGKPEVRKSGKKPSPQYQSKPMESVVKKHRETTKSVTPITGIEEMDKIIDENIVLNRRNDSLKYTLQQAQGRLQQIEAIQNRSFTLEKKLSSGFNPKETPEQALIKAEIYETATVLNGNRVKLRLLEDTRINAKKIPRNTFIYGICKIKNERLLIEITQMPVQENFVPVKLTICDLDGLEGLYVPDNAARKVYQEVGASTNTSSLMGITNNPLTYTGIRAADRAAQTMLKRVRLKKVIVKKNTMVYIINQK encoded by the coding sequence ATGAAGAAAATTTTGATAAAGAATAAAGCGCTGTTTATCCTTCCACTGGCATTATTACCCTTTGTGATTTTGATCTTCTGGGTATTGGGTGGAGGAGGAGTTCAAGAGGAAAAAGAGAAGCTTGCTCAGTCACCGAATAAAGGAATAAACTATGACCTGCCGGATGCCGATAATTCCATTGAAATCTACGATAAAATGGAAGCTTATCAGAAGGATGAATCACAAGTGGCACAGGTGCCTGAGGTTGATGTAAATGATACAACGAAGCAGGAAGCAGTCAGTATTCAGGATACAATGGAGCAGGACAACACCATGTTGGATGAAAATGCCGATCAAGGACAAATTCTTGCTCATATCCGAAATAAAGAAAAGCTGGTACAACAGGAACTACAAGGAAAACCGGAAGTTCGAAAGAGTGGGAAAAAACCATCTCCCCAATACCAGAGCAAACCAATGGAATCGGTAGTGAAAAAACACAGGGAAACAACAAAATCAGTAACGCCGATAACCGGTATTGAAGAAATGGATAAGATCATCGATGAAAACATCGTGCTTAACCGAAGAAATGATTCACTGAAATATACGCTTCAACAAGCTCAGGGACGCTTGCAACAAATCGAGGCCATACAAAACCGGTCCTTTACCCTGGAGAAAAAACTGTCATCCGGATTTAATCCAAAGGAGACACCGGAGCAAGCGCTGATCAAAGCAGAGATTTATGAAACCGCAACTGTTCTGAATGGCAACCGGGTAAAACTTCGCCTGCTTGAAGACACCCGGATCAATGCTAAGAAAATACCTCGTAACACATTTATCTACGGGATCTGCAAGATCAAAAATGAACGGCTTCTGATCGAAATCACCCAAATGCCTGTTCAGGAAAACTTTGTCCCGGTAAAACTTACGATCTGTGATCTGGATGGACTGGAAGGGTTGTATGTGCCGGATAATGCTGCCCGAAAAGTTTATCAGGAAGTTGGTGCTTCTACCAATACCTCTTCGCTGATGGGCATTACGAATAATCCGCTGACTTATACCGGAATCCGTGCAGCCGACCGGGCTGCCCAAACCATGCTCAAACGGGTACGCCTGAAAAAAGTAATCGTCAAGAAAAACACAATGGTTTATATCATCAATCAAAAATAA
- the traK gene encoding conjugative transposon protein TraK: MHKQFDIQRKFRFIVYVLVLISLSLMGVSSYIYYESVQLVELSKEKIYVLDNGKSLLVALREDISENRDAEARDHVKRFHELFFTLEPDKTYIENNVREALYLADRSAMEQYQAFKENNLYNQVIASDISMTLQTDSIKLDFSGYPYRFTFIGKQKIVRKSNITIRSLKTSGYLRNISRTDNNPHGFLMENWRIDENKDLESIRRKSF, encoded by the coding sequence ATGCATAAACAATTTGATATACAACGTAAGTTCCGCTTTATCGTTTATGTGCTGGTACTGATCAGCCTTTCGCTGATGGGGGTGAGCAGTTACATCTACTATGAGTCGGTGCAGCTGGTAGAACTTTCCAAAGAGAAAATCTATGTGCTTGATAACGGTAAATCTCTGCTGGTCGCTCTTCGTGAAGATATCAGTGAAAACAGGGATGCTGAAGCCAGAGATCATGTAAAACGATTTCATGAGCTGTTTTTTACCCTGGAGCCGGATAAAACCTACATCGAAAACAATGTCAGGGAAGCCTTGTATCTGGCAGACCGGAGTGCCATGGAGCAGTATCAGGCTTTTAAGGAGAATAACCTGTATAACCAGGTGATCGCTTCTGATATCAGCATGACCCTGCAGACGGATTCCATAAAGCTGGATTTCTCGGGTTATCCCTATCGTTTCACATTTATCGGCAAGCAGAAAATCGTTCGTAAATCGAACATCACTATTCGCAGTTTAAAGACCTCCGGTTACCTGAGAAACATCTCCCGTACGGACAATAACCCCCATGGTTTTCTGATGGAAAACTGGCGGATTGATGAGAACAAAGACCTGGAAAGCATACGCAGAAAATCTTTCTAA
- a CDS encoding TraG family conjugative transposon ATPase yields the protein MKVKPIQISLPVLGFDGDILISNNLDMGFGLRLFLPELLSCSTEKLYMLHDTFQRVVNILPENTLLHKQDFFFPEDFSSNHETALKNKSTLTENYLKHFQGRNYLKHECYLYVSLLNTGLLKNYLSSSLIFSRKARLEEARLQEKIRELQTNLASIFRQAGIESIPITREQAMGTASEIGLIERYLTLNFREGQPLLGGIDFRDRLRVMDRFVEILSLSDHSHLPSEVRPTCGHPRTGLPVSLVYPLCWHLPYSHITNQFIYVPGQQEVKAGLEGDYKKIYSLSKFSSENKINAGLIENFLDTVQTSGEKIVKTHFNVTLLDTSISNLKKIKSETATAFSLMNCFPYQHTFDLPFLFFAGLPFSTQLPETELFLTQVPQACCLTNFEGAVKNSDSDFTIHLSDRMEGCPVKIDLSDEPMKKHLIHNRNKIIIGGSGSGKSFFTNHLLRQYAESKNCHVVLLDVGRSYEILTRYLDERLKEKGGARMIEFSEANPISFNPFVVDGSPDLERRQTILSVIYTIYKEQLTEMEKDVIAFSVNRYFETKRKKKRSFNDYYEFCKDIIPRLAEEESIEFNSNEFFFILSKYYKGGEYDYLLNKPMQTDEFFSCPFLVFELDAIKDHPVIFPVATLIIMDIFLQKMRKLKGTRKVICLEEAWKAIATPQMADYLKYFFKTIRKFFGEAMVVTQEVDDVISSPIIRDAIINNADTRILLDMGKFKNKFDEISRFLGLNAFQKEQILSINKNLPSNRKFKEVFISLGEYSRVFALEVSRAEYYCYTTEQTEKEQVLEQLIEDPSILEILKQM from the coding sequence ATGAAAGTAAAACCGATACAAATTAGTTTGCCCGTACTGGGTTTTGATGGGGATATCCTTATTTCCAATAACCTTGATATGGGATTCGGACTGCGACTATTTTTGCCTGAGTTGCTATCCTGCAGTACCGAAAAATTGTATATGCTGCACGATACCTTTCAGCGGGTTGTGAACATCCTTCCGGAAAATACCCTGCTACATAAACAGGACTTCTTTTTCCCCGAAGATTTTTCTTCAAATCACGAAACTGCGTTGAAGAATAAATCAACGTTAACCGAAAACTATCTGAAACATTTTCAGGGGAGAAACTATCTGAAACATGAATGCTATCTCTATGTCAGTTTGCTTAATACCGGCCTTTTGAAAAACTACCTGAGCTCTTCGCTGATTTTTTCACGCAAAGCACGGCTGGAAGAAGCCCGTTTGCAGGAAAAGATCCGGGAACTGCAGACCAACCTGGCCTCGATCTTCCGTCAGGCAGGAATAGAAAGTATACCGATAACCAGAGAACAAGCCATGGGGACAGCCTCGGAAATTGGTCTGATTGAACGCTATCTGACATTGAACTTCAGGGAGGGACAGCCCCTGCTGGGAGGAATAGATTTTCGGGACAGGTTAAGGGTGATGGACCGCTTTGTGGAAATTCTGAGTTTGAGTGACCATTCGCACTTGCCATCAGAAGTACGCCCCACATGCGGCCATCCCCGCACCGGGCTGCCCGTATCACTGGTTTATCCGCTTTGCTGGCACCTGCCTTATTCACATATTACCAACCAGTTTATCTATGTGCCAGGGCAACAGGAGGTGAAAGCAGGACTGGAAGGCGATTACAAAAAGATCTACAGCCTGTCCAAATTTTCCTCAGAGAACAAGATCAATGCCGGGTTAATTGAAAATTTTCTGGACACCGTGCAAACCTCGGGAGAGAAGATCGTTAAGACCCACTTTAATGTGACACTGCTGGATACTTCGATCTCAAATTTGAAAAAAATCAAAAGCGAAACGGCCACCGCTTTTTCGCTGATGAACTGTTTCCCTTACCAGCATACTTTTGATCTGCCGTTTTTGTTTTTTGCCGGATTGCCTTTCAGTACTCAGCTACCCGAGACAGAACTGTTTTTGACGCAGGTACCGCAAGCCTGCTGTTTGACCAATTTTGAAGGCGCGGTCAAGAACTCAGATTCAGATTTCACTATCCATCTGTCGGATCGGATGGAAGGCTGCCCTGTAAAAATTGACCTGTCGGATGAACCCATGAAAAAGCACCTGATCCATAACCGCAACAAAATTATTATCGGCGGATCGGGATCCGGAAAATCCTTTTTTACCAACCACCTGCTGCGGCAGTATGCCGAAAGTAAAAACTGCCATGTTGTATTGCTGGATGTGGGGCGTAGCTATGAGATACTGACCCGGTACCTTGATGAACGACTAAAGGAAAAAGGCGGGGCCAGAATGATTGAGTTCTCAGAAGCCAATCCCATTTCATTTAACCCTTTTGTGGTGGATGGTTCACCGGACCTGGAGCGCCGGCAAACCATTCTGTCGGTTATTTACACCATTTACAAAGAACAGCTTACCGAAATGGAAAAGGATGTCATTGCCTTTTCTGTCAACCGCTATTTTGAAACAAAACGTAAAAAGAAACGCTCGTTTAACGATTACTACGAGTTTTGCAAGGACATCATTCCACGGTTGGCCGAAGAAGAATCCATAGAGTTTAACAGCAACGAATTTTTCTTTATACTGAGTAAATATTACAAGGGAGGAGAATACGATTACCTGCTCAATAAACCCATGCAAACCGATGAGTTTTTCTCCTGTCCCTTTCTGGTGTTCGAGCTGGATGCCATAAAAGACCATCCGGTTATTTTTCCGGTAGCCACGCTGATCATCATGGATATTTTTCTGCAGAAGATGCGGAAGCTAAAAGGTACCCGAAAAGTTATCTGTTTGGAAGAAGCCTGGAAAGCCATTGCCACACCACAGATGGCCGATTATCTAAAGTATTTTTTCAAAACCATTCGTAAATTCTTTGGAGAAGCCATGGTGGTAACACAGGAAGTGGACGATGTGATTTCATCACCCATTATTCGCGATGCCATTATCAACAATGCCGATACCCGGATTCTGCTCGATATGGGCAAATTCAAAAACAAATTTGATGAGATCAGCCGCTTCCTGGGATTGAATGCTTTTCAAAAAGAACAAATCCTTTCGATCAATAAAAATCTTCCATCCAATCGAAAATTTAAGGAGGTATTTATCTCGCTTGGAGAATATTCACGAGTATTTGCCCTGGAAGTTAGCCGTGCCGAATACTATTGTTACACCACCGAACAAACCGAAAAGGAACAAGTGCTGGAACAGCTGATCGAAGATCCGTCCATCCTTGAGATTTTAAAACAAATGTAA
- a CDS encoding DUF4133 domain-containing protein produces the protein MRNDSASFLTFSPTFNSIKKMKSYTIQKIDTNLYIKGFSGQLVYLALYGILIALIVFVILYIAVGTFVSVVVCVPGFFAWLYRLNRIQKNYGHRGWHKKQIARQLPEFITIKQRIYQH, from the coding sequence ATGAGGAACGACAGTGCTTCGTTCCTCACTTTTTCTCCAACATTTAATTCTATTAAGAAAATGAAATCATACACCATTCAAAAGATCGATACCAACCTCTACATTAAAGGATTTTCAGGGCAGCTGGTTTACCTGGCACTTTATGGAATTCTGATCGCTCTGATCGTATTTGTAATCCTTTATATCGCTGTTGGAACCTTTGTGTCTGTGGTTGTTTGTGTACCCGGCTTTTTTGCCTGGCTTTACCGGTTAAACAGGATTCAAAAGAACTACGGACACCGGGGCTGGCACAAAAAGCAGATTGCCCGCCAGCTCCCTGAGTTTATCACCATCAAACAACGCATTTATCAGCATTAA
- a CDS encoding DUF4134 domain-containing protein, with protein sequence MQAIYRRGMAASAMLVLGVYNAMAQSSAGIDQATTEVSSYVDPVANLIIAIGAVVGLIGGVRVYIKWQSGDQDTQKAIMGWFGACLFLILVGVVIRSFFA encoded by the coding sequence ATGCAGGCGATTTATCGCAGGGGTATGGCAGCTTCGGCCATGCTGGTTTTGGGAGTGTATAATGCAATGGCACAAAGTTCAGCCGGGATTGATCAGGCCACCACGGAGGTAAGTTCCTATGTGGATCCGGTGGCCAATCTGATTATTGCTATCGGGGCAGTAGTGGGCTTGATTGGAGGTGTGCGTGTCTATATCAAATGGCAGAGTGGAGATCAGGATACGCAAAAGGCCATCATGGGCTGGTTTGGAGCCTGTCTCTTCCTGATACTGGTAGGGGTAGTAATCCGCTCATTCTTTGCTTAA